One region of Verrucomicrobiia bacterium genomic DNA includes:
- a CDS encoding cation-translocating P-type ATPase, whose product MKLQVEGMSCASCAKAVEKALCAVTGVEKATVNFVSKTATVNTQDILTSELPLIDAVKRAGYNARLPVRDREAEENRVARRDLIKVIAIGTLLVIGWVLGATKLAPSTVATGLVIIALVLAAWPIFLRAIKALLGKRLDADVLVAIAVIAASSVGEFVAAAEVAFIMLLGAQLEEYTIRRARRSLGSLLSLVPPTARVRRDGKEEEVAATELRVGDVVVVRAGERIPVDGVVQSGMASVNQAPVTGESMPVDRSEGDEVFVGTLAETGALIIEARRVGEDTTLARIAQLVEAAQQREAPIQRTLDRAAGWLVPIMLTLSALVYFFSHDVARAITVLIVACPCALILATPTAVMAAIARAARAGVLIKGGQYLEATARLHTIVFDKTGTLTSGQPEVTHISRFDDHSEAELVQMAAVAEKMSGHPVARAIMRKASALGLVTEDPATFEAHHGRGVVAERNGQKLVVGQSVLMDDQSIVMSDALHTHMDEHHDEGHTTIVVAHDGEICGTICVADTVRARADEAISDLRKMGIEKVVMLTGDNKRVAMQIAGKLGIDEVKADVLPEQKAAHIESLRQVGRLGGVAMVGDGINDAPALSVADVGIAMGLGGTDVAHEAADIALMADDLSKIAFAVGLSRHTLQIIKQGLLFALVYNVVMVTTAASGHLHMIGGAIAHQFSSVLVIVNAMRLLRYK is encoded by the coding sequence GTGAAGCTACAAGTGGAGGGTATGTCCTGCGCGAGTTGCGCGAAAGCGGTTGAGAAGGCGCTTTGCGCCGTAACAGGTGTGGAAAAGGCGACTGTCAATTTCGTTTCCAAGACCGCCACTGTCAACACGCAAGACATACTGACGAGCGAATTACCCCTGATCGACGCCGTCAAGCGTGCAGGGTATAACGCCCGCCTTCCCGTTCGTGATCGCGAAGCTGAAGAGAACCGTGTCGCGCGCCGCGACCTCATCAAGGTCATCGCCATTGGCACGCTGTTGGTCATCGGATGGGTTTTGGGCGCAACCAAGCTAGCGCCCTCGACCGTTGCTACCGGGCTGGTAATCATCGCGCTAGTTCTCGCCGCGTGGCCGATCTTCCTCCGCGCCATCAAGGCGTTGCTCGGGAAACGGCTCGATGCGGATGTACTCGTGGCCATCGCCGTCATCGCCGCGTCGTCGGTTGGCGAATTCGTGGCGGCGGCCGAAGTTGCCTTCATCATGTTGCTCGGCGCGCAACTCGAGGAATACACCATCCGCCGCGCCCGGCGTTCGCTGGGCAGTCTGCTTTCGTTGGTGCCGCCGACCGCGCGCGTGAGACGCGATGGGAAGGAAGAGGAAGTTGCCGCCACGGAATTGCGGGTGGGTGACGTCGTGGTGGTGCGCGCGGGCGAACGCATCCCCGTGGATGGCGTCGTGCAAAGCGGCATGGCGTCCGTGAACCAGGCGCCCGTCACCGGCGAAAGCATGCCCGTCGACCGCAGCGAAGGTGATGAAGTATTCGTCGGCACGCTTGCGGAAACCGGTGCCCTGATCATCGAGGCCCGGCGTGTGGGCGAAGACACGACCCTGGCTCGTATCGCCCAACTCGTCGAGGCGGCGCAGCAACGCGAAGCACCGATCCAGCGGACCCTCGACCGTGCGGCGGGTTGGCTCGTACCAATAATGCTGACGCTATCGGCGCTCGTTTATTTTTTCTCGCACGACGTGGCGAGGGCAATCACGGTGTTGATCGTGGCTTGTCCGTGCGCCTTGATCCTGGCCACGCCCACCGCTGTGATGGCCGCGATTGCCCGCGCGGCCCGTGCCGGTGTGCTCATCAAGGGTGGACAATACCTGGAAGCCACGGCACGCCTGCATACCATCGTGTTCGACAAAACCGGCACACTCACCAGCGGCCAGCCGGAAGTCACGCACATCAGCCGATTCGACGACCATAGCGAAGCCGAACTCGTCCAGATGGCGGCTGTCGCTGAAAAAATGAGCGGCCATCCCGTCGCCCGCGCCATCATGCGCAAGGCATCCGCGCTCGGTCTCGTGACCGAGGACCCGGCGACCTTCGAAGCCCATCATGGCCGCGGCGTGGTCGCTGAACGCAACGGCCAGAAGCTCGTCGTCGGCCAGTCAGTATTGATGGATGATCAATCCATCGTGATGAGCGACGCGCTCCACACGCACATGGACGAACATCATGATGAAGGTCACACGACCATCGTCGTCGCCCACGATGGCGAAATCTGCGGCACCATTTGCGTCGCCGATACCGTGCGCGCCCGCGCCGACGAAGCGATCAGTGACCTGCGCAAAATGGGTATTGAGAAGGTCGTCATGCTCACCGGTGACAACAAACGCGTGGCCATGCAAATCGCCGGAAAATTGGGCATCGATGAAGTAAAGGCCGACGTGTTGCCGGAACAAAAGGCCGCGCACATCGAATCATTACGGCAAGTCGGACGCTTGGGGGGCGTCGCCATGGTCGGGGACGGCATCAACGACGCGCCCGCCCTTTCCGTGGCCGATGTCGGTATCGCGATGGGTCTGGGCGGCACCGACGTGGCCCACGAGGCCGCCGATATCGCCCTGATGGCCGATGATCTCTCGAAAATCGCGTTCGCCGTCGGCCTGAGCCGGCATACCTTGCAAATCATCAAGCAGGGATTGCTCTTCGCGCTCGTCTACAACGTCGTGATGGTCACCACCGCCGCCAGCGGCCACCTCCACATGATCGGCGGCGCCATCGCCCACCAGTTCAGCAGCGTCCTCGTGATCGTGAACGCAATGCGGTTGTTGCGATATAAGTAA
- a CDS encoding ATP-binding protein: MVSKYNVKVQYAAWMATVTLATVVVMTAAHLWRELDEQQKVIQRRGEIAVQTLAKFVSSAVASNDISTMARAVESINPDKEILFVRILDGDGHEIFPKYRQGKPESLVIVRAPVEDGLKSVGTVELGMGQASASQAVMHAVFTDLIIGAMAVIAAVGISFLASAPVRDSLRELLGFVKRVDAGESRGEQLKSDLAEVNDVGKLLNDLVKRVEEAQLKLVRAQKQLKATQKEMDEYTYVISHDLKEPLRGIEAFSKFLVDDYRDKLDEEGRHRVDVIRKAALRMQRLINDLLKFSRLGHQRNPFAPVGLNAMLIHVRVNLQYALDAKKVDLRVDKLPTVMCDATAMTEVFHNLISNAIKYNENPRPVVEIGCEEKSGPPTGPAEYVVHVRDNGMGIKPEYFEKIFQIFQRLQRDDEGTGIGLTIVKRVIEWHGGCVWVESEFGKGTTFYFTLPKRELKETATATAAEATRTTTNGRPELAPTV, encoded by the coding sequence ATGGTTTCGAAGTACAACGTCAAAGTCCAATACGCCGCCTGGATGGCCACGGTGACCCTTGCGACAGTCGTGGTCATGACGGCGGCGCACCTCTGGCGGGAGTTGGACGAGCAGCAAAAGGTGATCCAGCGTCGCGGGGAGATCGCCGTGCAAACCCTGGCCAAGTTCGTCTCTTCCGCCGTGGCGAGCAACGATATTTCCACAATGGCGCGGGCCGTGGAGTCAATCAATCCGGACAAGGAGATCCTTTTCGTCCGCATTCTAGACGGCGACGGGCACGAAATCTTCCCCAAGTACCGACAAGGCAAACCGGAATCGCTGGTTATTGTCAGGGCGCCCGTGGAAGACGGGTTGAAGTCGGTGGGCACCGTGGAGTTGGGGATGGGACAAGCGTCGGCGAGCCAGGCGGTGATGCACGCGGTGTTTACGGACCTGATCATTGGCGCGATGGCAGTGATCGCGGCGGTCGGGATCTCGTTTCTCGCATCGGCACCGGTGCGGGACTCGCTGAGGGAGCTACTGGGTTTCGTGAAGCGCGTGGACGCCGGGGAATCGCGTGGCGAACAACTCAAGAGCGATCTCGCCGAGGTGAACGACGTCGGAAAATTGCTGAATGACCTGGTCAAACGCGTGGAAGAAGCCCAGCTGAAACTGGTTCGCGCGCAGAAACAGTTGAAAGCGACGCAGAAGGAGATGGACGAGTACACCTACGTAATCAGCCATGATTTGAAGGAACCACTACGCGGGATTGAGGCCTTCAGCAAGTTTTTGGTGGACGATTATCGGGACAAGCTGGATGAAGAAGGGCGGCATCGTGTCGACGTGATCCGCAAGGCGGCACTGCGGATGCAGCGGTTGATCAACGACCTGTTGAAGTTCTCGCGCCTGGGTCACCAGCGGAACCCGTTCGCGCCGGTCGGCCTCAACGCCATGCTCATCCATGTGCGCGTGAACCTGCAGTATGCGCTCGACGCGAAGAAGGTGGACTTGCGCGTGGACAAACTGCCGACGGTCATGTGCGACGCGACGGCGATGACGGAGGTGTTTCACAACCTCATTTCCAATGCGATCAAGTACAATGAGAACCCGCGTCCGGTTGTTGAGATCGGCTGTGAGGAAAAGTCAGGCCCGCCGACCGGTCCGGCTGAGTATGTCGTTCATGTCCGTGACAACGGCATGGGCATCAAGCCGGAGTACTTCGAGAAGATTTTCCAGATTTTTCAACGCTTGCAGCGCGACGATGAAGGGACGGGGATTGGATTGACCATCGTGAAGCGCGTGATAGAGTGGCACGGTGGTTGCGTCTGGGTGGAAAGTGAGTTCGGCAAGGGCACGACGTTTTATTTCACGCTGCCGAAACGGGAACTAAAGGAAACAGCAACCGCAACCGCCGCGGAAGCCACCAGAACAACCACCAATGGACGCCCCGAACTCGCACCCACCGTTTGA
- a CDS encoding ferritin-like domain-containing protein: MNTADWLAYFRQNQLDRRGIAWHEGIHLDPRMHKPLARSLARFQLGESSNGTRLLAAARRLSERTGDPFYPRTIALFIAEEQEHSRLLAKVLQQMRAPLLPRHWTDSLFRRCRHLLGFYEEISVLLMAEIIALKYYGVIRQRCRAPVLEIVCEQILADEKFHVRFHCERLRQVIAPRFWLIRAGCWVMLSAMFAGASTVVAWDHRQAFAALGSSSVEFLRDSWLNFFAARKAIFDGTPFARDAADQVPTAASPATLVHVAHSVVEPHLTGAPRHFTR, from the coding sequence ATGAATACCGCCGACTGGCTCGCTTACTTCCGCCAAAACCAACTCGACCGTCGCGGCATCGCGTGGCACGAAGGCATTCATCTTGACCCGCGCATGCATAAGCCGCTGGCCCGCTCTCTCGCCCGATTTCAATTGGGCGAAAGCTCGAATGGAACACGCTTGCTGGCGGCAGCGCGACGGCTTTCCGAAAGAACCGGCGATCCGTTCTACCCCCGGACCATCGCCCTGTTCATCGCCGAGGAGCAGGAACACTCCCGCCTCCTCGCCAAAGTCCTGCAACAAATGCGGGCCCCGCTCCTGCCGCGGCACTGGACGGACTCGCTCTTTCGGCGTTGCCGTCATCTGCTGGGATTTTACGAGGAAATCTCGGTTCTGCTAATGGCGGAAATCATTGCCCTGAAATATTACGGTGTCATCCGCCAGCGGTGCCGGGCGCCGGTGCTGGAAATTGTCTGCGAACAAATCCTCGCCGATGAAAAATTCCACGTTCGGTTTCATTGCGAACGTCTGCGCCAGGTGATTGCTCCACGGTTTTGGCTGATCCGCGCCGGCTGCTGGGTGATGCTGTCCGCGATGTTTGCCGGGGCCAGCACTGTCGTGGCTTGGGACCATCGTCAGGCCTTCGCCGCCCTGGGAAGTTCCTCCGTCGAGTTTCTCCGTGATTCGTGGCTGAACTTTTTCGCCGCCCGCAAAGCCATTTTCGACGGCACCCCCTTCGCCCGTGACGCCGCTGATCAGGTTCCCACCGCCGCATCGCCTGCGACCCTGGTACACGTTGCTCACTCCGTCGTTGAACCCCATCTGACGGGCGCGCCTCGACATTTTACGCGATGA
- a CDS encoding transcriptional regulator: MADKLGKLNPTKLAADREAFDKLEPAIHTKARLAIMSVLAANESLSFTELRDGLQLTDGNLAAHLRALVDAGLVRLRKIGNPNKPTTAVSLSPAGRSAFTRYLEGLEHIVKRHR; the protein is encoded by the coding sequence ATGGCAGACAAACTCGGCAAATTGAATCCGACGAAACTGGCCGCCGATCGTGAGGCGTTCGATAAACTTGAGCCGGCCATCCACACCAAGGCGCGCCTAGCCATCATGTCCGTCCTCGCGGCCAACGAATCGTTGTCCTTCACGGAACTGCGCGACGGGCTGCAACTAACCGACGGCAATCTCGCTGCGCACCTGCGCGCGCTCGTTGACGCGGGCTTGGTTCGCCTGCGCAAGATCGGCAACCCGAACAAACCGACCACGGCGGTGTCGCTTTCCCCTGCTGGTCGGAGCGCCTTCACGCGCTATCTGGAAGGCTTGGAACACATTGTGAAACGTCATCGCTGA